Within Topomyia yanbarensis strain Yona2022 chromosome 2, ASM3024719v1, whole genome shotgun sequence, the genomic segment GCTATAAGGAGGCCAGCGGTGATGAGCAGACTGATAGTGAAGATTTGCTAGAAATCGATGCGGAACAGGCGGAAGCTGCCGCTGTTGCCGCAGCTGAGGATGAAAAGACTGAAACGATCGAGCGGATAATTGGTCAGCGGAGAGGGAAGAAAGGTGCAACCGGGGCGGCCACGACCTGTTACTCAGTAGAGGAAAGTGGCGATCCCAACGAGGGGGTCGATGAGAAAGATGCCGACAGTACCGAACCACAGTATCTGATAAAATGGACCGGGTGGTCCTATTTACATTGCACGTGGGAGTCCGAAGAGACGTTAAAGGAACAAAGGGTGAAGGGAATGAAGAAGTTGGAAAATTATATCAAGCGAGAGAACGACGTTGAGTACTGGCGGAAGTACCAAGCTGGACCTGAGGATATAGATTATTATGAGTGTCAGCAGGAACTGCAACAGGATTTGCTGAAAAGTTACTACAATGTGGAGCGAGTGATAGCACAAGTAGAGAAATCTGAGGGAGGCACGGATTATCTGTGCAAATGGGAATCACTTCCTTATGCGGATTCCACCTGGGAAGATGCTAGTTTAATTGCAAGGAAATGGAATAAAAAACTTGAAGAATTCCATGAACGGGAGGAAAGTAGGCGGACTCCTTCCAAGCACTGCAAGGCAATAAAATATCGTCCCAAATTCCACCACTTGAAGAGCCAACCGGATTATCTAGGAGAAGATCGAGGACTGAAGCTGAGAGATTATCAGATGGACGGTTTGAACTGGTTAATTCTCAcctggtgtaaggaaaattctGTTATTCTGGCAGATGAAATGGGTTTGggtaaaacaattcaaaccatTTGCTTCCTTTACTATCTTTACACTGCACAACAGTGTTACGGACCGTTTCTGTGCGTAGTTCCGCTGAGTACTATGACCGCGTGGCAACGGGAATTCACCATTTGGGCTCCGAATATGAACGTCGTCACGTACCTCGGGGATGTTCCCTCACGAGAAATTATTCGGCAGTATGAATggtgtttcgagaaaaacaaaaaGCTCAAGTTCAATGTCATCCTCACCACTTACGAAATTCTATTAAAGGACAAAACCTTTCTGGGAAGCGTCAGTTGGGCCGCGTTGCTGGTTGATGAAGCTCATCGATTGAAAAACGATGATTCACTGCTGTATAAAGCTTTGGAAGAATTCGATACTAACTATCGACTCTTGATCACAGGAACGCCTCTGCAGAATTCACTGAAAGAATTGTGGGCCCTGTTACATTTCATCATGCCTAACAAGTTTGATGCTTGGGAAGCTTTCGAGCGCAATTATGGCAACACTACCAACGACAAGTCGTACACTAAGCTCCACAAGGAACTCGAACCTTACATTCTCAGGCGGGTGAAGAAGGATGTAGAAAAAAGTCTTCCCGCTAAAGTGGAGCAGATACTTCGAGTCGAAATGACTTCAATCCAGCGACAGTATTATCGATGGATTCTGACGAAGAATTTCGATGCCCTTCGCAAGGGTATGAAGGGCTCCATCAATACATTCCTGAACATTGTGATTGAGCTGAAAAAATGCTGCAACCATGCTTTGTTGACGAGGCCCACCGAATTCGAGACGCAAACGGCTGCCAATCAGGATGATGTAGTGGTGCAGTTATTGAAAGGTTCCGGTAAGCTGGTCCTGTTGGATAAATTGCTGTGTCGTTTGAAGGAAACTGGCCATCGTGTGTTGATCTTCTCACAGATGGTACGGATGTTAGACATTCTGGCGGAATATTTGCAGAAGCGACATTTTTCATTCCAGCGATTGGATGGAAGTATAAAGGGGGAGATACGGAAACAAGCGTTGGATCATTTCAATGCCGAAGGTTCGACGGATTTCTGTTTCCTGCTGTCAACGCGGGCAGGTGGTTTGGGCATTAATTTGGCCACAGCAGATACGGTAATCATTTTCGACTCGGATTGGAATCCACAAAATGATTTGCAAGCGCAGGCTCGAGCGCATCGTATCGGACAGAAAAATCAGGTTAACATTTATCGGTTGGTAACGGCCAGATCAGTGGAAGAGGATATAGTTGAGCGAGCTAAAAAGAAGATGGTGCTGGATCACTTGGTAATTCAACGAATGGACACAACGGGTCGGACGGTACTTGACAAAAATGGCGCCAACAATACGACTAACCCTTTCAACAAGGACGAACTTTctgcaattttaaaatttggcgCAGAAGAGCTGTTCAAAGAGGATGAGGACGGAGACGACGAACTGGTATGTGATATTGATGAGATTCTCAAGCGGGCAGAGACGAGAGACGAAGCACCAGGAATGCCCGGAGATGAACTGTTATCAGCATTCAACGTAACGACGTTTGATTTCGATGAAGAGAAGGAAACTTCTGCAATCAGGAAGCCTGTGAAACCTCCAAATGATGCGGAATTGGATGGTGATACAAAAGATTGGGATGAGATCATCCCACAGAATTACCGAGAGCTGATAGAGGCAGAAGCACGAAACAAGGAATTGAATGATTTGTACCTTCCACCAAGACGAAAAACTCTTCAACAGCTAAATCAAGCGAACGAAGAGGGAGGTGGCAAAAAGCGTAAAAAACGAGAGGCAGAAGATGAGAGTGCCGATGAATCGGATGCCAGTGAGGAAGGCAAAAGCAGTAAAAAGACAACTGGACGAGGAAGGCCTACAAATAAAGAAAAGATTACTGGCTTCACGGACACTGAACTTAGAAGATTTattaaaagttataaaaaattcCCAGCTCCGTTGAAACGGTTAGAAGCGATTGCTGTTGATTCTGAACTGCAGGAAAAGGCACTCTCGGAGTTGAAACGGATTGGCGAACTTCTCCAAGAACGTTGCGTGCAATTTATGGAACATTCGAAAGAAAACGAGGAAAAAGAGAAAAATACTTCGGAAGAAAAAGCAAAACGAGGTCCTCGAGCAGCATTTTCTATTCGTTTCGGAGGCGTATCATTCAACGTCAAAACCTTATTACAGTGCGTGGAAGAGCTTCAACCATTGGATGATGTTTTGCCAGCTGATCCAGAGGAACGCTCAAACTGGCAACTGAAAATCAAAACCCGACCTGCGAATTTCGACGTAGAATGGACCAGTGAGGATGACTCTCGTTTGCTACGAGGAATCTATCAGTTCGGTATAGGATCATGGGAAGCAATGAAAATGGAAGATTCGTTGAATCTCGGCGACAAAATCCTGTCCAATGATGTAGAGAAAAAGCCGCAAGCGAAGCATCTTCAATCTCGCTCCGaatatttgcttaaaatcaTCAAAAAGAATCTCGAGCTGAAAAAGGGTATCGGCAAGAAACCACGCAAACAGCGAAAACCGCGCGGTGAAAGCAAAGCTATCTCAGCAGAAACCGTCCAATCACCTTTGTCGACCAGCACTCACAACGATTTAGACATAAACGAAGGGTCTTCTGCAGAGGATAAAAAACCTGTTGTTCCACCCAAAATTAAGAAACTTTCCGAATCGGATTTGCATCATCATCACCACGATCAGGAAACAAATGCCAACGGTCCCAAGGAAAACCAAAAAGAGCCCAAAATAAAGAAGGAGCGTAAGAAACGCGAGAAAGCAAAAGATACaaagaaggataagaaaaaGAACACAGGCCCTATGCATTTTACAGCCAACAATGAACCGTGTGCATTAAACATCATCGGAGATCTGGACCCAAGTGTGTTCAATGAGTGCAAAGAAAAAATGCGACCAGTGAAAAAGGCCCTCAAAACGCTTGATAACCCCGACCAGACACTCCCACCACAAGAACAAGTAAATCAGACACGAGCATGTCTCCTCAGCATCGGAAACCAGATCAACCAGTGTCTGTCGGTGTATAAAGACCCGGAGAAGATTAAGGAATGGCGAAGCAATCTTTGGTATTTCGTTTCCAAATTCACCGAGTTTGACGCTAAGAAACTGTTCAAACTGTACAAACACGCTTTGAAGCGTAGTGAGGGCGATGAAGGCGGGGAAGGCAGCAGTGGGGAAAAGAAGAAAGATCACCATCACcaccaccatcatcatcaccatcaccACCATCACGCGAAGGACGGAACTGGTTCATCCCAGAACTCCCCGGTTAAGGAAGCCAAAGAGAAAGCCGAAAAGGTGACGAAAAAATTACCCGGGACCCCTCAAGCCCTGCAAACCCTTGGTAAAATAAAAAAGATTAGCAAAAAAGATAACGGCCAGAATCGGCAAATTACACCGGTAATTACGACTCCACTGGCTGAACAGGGTAAAGAGAAACCGGTAAATGATCGTCGCGAGCGAAAAGAGCGAAAACGACAACATGGCGCAACGGGTACGCCGGATCGGGGTGGAATAGGAACTGCAGATGGGGATACCTCCCACCAGAAAGAACGGGACCGGTACCTTGGGCAGGATGGATATGGCAATAGTGAATCGAAAGACGACGGGGCACATTCCAAGCGAAAGCTTGAGGACGGCGAGTTGGATGAGAACAGTAAAGAATACAAGCGTCTGCATGGTGATGGAAGGTAATTTCAGCTTTGTTTTTGTGTGTTCTGCTTTTCCCTAACGCCCCCTATTTACACAGGAATGTTAGGGACCGTGACAAAAAATGGGATGACTATCCTGACCGTGGTAGCATGCGAGGAGCATTGCCTCGAGGAGGTGCCCCAGGTACACCGCAAAGTATACGCGGTGGAATGTATCCCGATGGAGGTGGGCGTGGTGGACCATACCCAGAAGATCGGTGGAGTGGTCGTGATAGGTAAGTGAGACCGTTGTTTTCGCAAGAACGTTTCAAATTCCTCTGACATGTAATGAATCTGTTGGTCAGACTGATTATTTTAACTGACTCTCTTAATTTTCCAGATTTAGTGACCACAAGCGCGATCGGTTCGATAACTATAATCGACACCCGCCATCTAACTATCACCGAGATCATCATCGAGATCGGGATCGGGGCGATCGTTCATACAAAGACAAACGAAGGTAGTATTTTTGCATGCTGGATGTAAACAAGAAAATACTCACTATTCGCCACTTTCAGATACCCGCCACCGCCAGGAGGTTACTCCAACAATCACTATGGAATGCCTCCGGGTAGCTACTACCCACCGGAGGAAAATCCTTACCGATACGCGGCTGGCTATGACCGCGGTGGGGGCCCACCAGGTGGTGGGGCTGATTTCATGGACTTTCGGTCTGGGGGTGGAGGTCGAGGTGATTACGATCGAAGGCCACCACCACCAGCAAACTCATAACTGTAGCTTAGCGTGCACTGAATTCAGAGAAGCTGTGTGTGTATAATATAGTTTAATTCAACGTCTCTGACTAGTATAAATAGTAGTTGCGCTATATAAGTTGTATATAGTATGCATTCTTCAAAAGTTCTGCTAACTGTAAAAGCAAAACTCGTAGAGCTcgtgaaaatagtttttttttacaaaaagaaatattttaaaaatgttataATTTATTAAGTCTCCAACTTTTGTCTAAAGATGCTCATTATCATAATTGTATTAGGTCAGTTTTTTGTTCATTCGCCTCGTGGAATAAACCAGAACCTAAAAATCTGTTTGATTTGCTCGTGTACATTTTTGATACTACATCGTCTCGTCCTTTTATAATAGTCGAAGTGTCGAGTTGGAAAATAAGCGCAGTACTGAGAATCGGATTAAACCAGCGAAATAATTACTGGGACTTGGACAGGTATGTTTGAGCACTCAGATGTGGATAGCTAGTATTACGAACTAAGCAACTATTATTAAAACTGCATAAAAGGAGCAAATAGTGTGAATGAGTGCGGAAAACAGCAAAGGTTCAGAATTCACTTTACACTTTTAATTTATACCAACCATTTGTCGATAAAAGTCTATTTTTACAATATGAACAGTTGTCTAATACGATCAGCAATTTGCGAAAGCCAACGTATCGCTACTACATGGTTTTGTTCGGTTCGCTGTGAAGAATAGATCATAATTGTAAGTATTGGAGGGTACAAGTCGCTAATAGAAGCGGATGAATGTGATTTTCGAAACTTCCTTGAAACGGATGTGTTGTAAAAACTACTGATCGAAAAGAGAATGGTTAGGACATAACcagtataataaaaaaaactaatctaTTCACAAGTTGTGTGTACGTGTTCTTTGAAATCTAAAACTTACCGAAAACGACACTTTAAGGCCCAAGTTACTTTCTTTGAGGATGTgtaagaattgaacgcttggtagtatgcgtagaaAAAATTGTGTACGGCTTTGCTGCCGATTTATCCTTATAAAGCATTCATtgaactctaaaagaagaaaatcagtcgatttattagattatcaggattcaaattatgcaaaatagttggtggaaaagcaATTGACCGGGCAGGATGGTACTTtggaaaaagtggctgtggttttttcactacGCAGTTGTGCTGCGTGCCCCGGGACAGTGTGGTGGTGTGACGAAAAATCACcgtcactttttcaaaagcaccattccgcccggtcaattgtttttctACCAACTATTGTGCATGATTTGAATtgtgataatctaataaatcgactgattttcttcctTTAGAGGAATAAATCTAGAGctttttttcattacatcatatcTAACAGAAACGTCAAACGGAGAAAATTGCCTTCAAAAATTTCCTTGcagcttttaaatttttttaacaattaaAGCATACAGAAGGCTATTAAATCTACTATCACCTCGGCATTTACTCATTGCAGGATCGTATAAGCATATAACATGTTTTTCGCGAAAATAATAGGGAGATAAttgataactattattttattacattttgccgatcccttttgctattatgctcttttacatatgCGGTCTTGGCAATACCGTTTGTAGATGGTACACTTTACTGTGACGTTTTGAGAGACGGGCTtgtagttgtgatatatttcatgtgcTGTATTGCAACCGAGAGTGTAGATATGAGGTTTAGCATTGGCAAAGCATACTAACTACAGTCGACTTGGAGAAACATCACAACGCAAAacatcacatctacaaaatattagcaaagcTTTGGTATACTATATGTGACATTTTGAATTAAGATTAAATAACCATATAAAGAGTTAtcatttttctctattatttgtggacgataaagagtcaatgcttagcttttatttggcataataaacttagtttgtttacatttgatagttattacgttttgaataaacggtatagaaatgttttatatggataaaccggtgacaaagttgaacgcattttttccaacgcatactattcgtgtagacgctcaccgaaagttctttgaaccttaaCCGATTGTAATTTCAaataataacgttttcgtttttaCAACAAAATATTTTAACCCGTCAGACCAAAAGGAATATTAGGTGGCCTCTACACGCATAAGTTTCCCATGTACTAAGAAAATCCTTACACttatgggacaattatgcgtagtgCTTTAACGAGGCAAACTAATATTTGTTTGGTCCTATGGGTTAATATTTTTTCGGTTGATAGAAAACGCCACTATTTGAAAATAGTATAAATAAAAGCACTATAAtaatagaaaatttgacagttgtgAAATTTCCCAGTCGACCGACCAAATCGGATGCTTCGAGGTCGACCGATTAGTTGACCGACTAAGTTGGGTTTCATCGGTAAACAACATCCGTCGGCATATTAAACACCAGATTTAATCTGTGTAAATCTGGTTCCAATTTTTAAACTACCAAGTAATCGACCGATTTAGTAGGTtgaaatagaccgatttcaacagatttcgtcGGTCATATTTAATCGGTTGTCGCGTCGGCAGACTCCCATGTTAAACTCCCATAAGAGTTGGTGCAACAATCGACCAATTAATTGGTGGCATAGTCGGCCGATTGTGCCGACGCAAGCCGATTTAGTCGGTGggaaaatcgggaggattttctatggggatgttatcatgaaaaataccaaaaaaaaaacaatctgtTCGCCGAGGTATCTATCGCGAAGAGGCACCCTGTGAATTTGGTGAATATAATTATTGGTAGCGTTTTGGTAACGGTAGTGTTTTGGTAACGGTTAGAGTACGCAGCCTGTTTTATAGTTGTCAAATATTTTGACATGATCTGTCAGGCGTCGTCGAAACAAAAATCGCTTCAACTCCGCTCCACTATCAATAATCGTTGCAGTCAACAAAAAAACAATCTTTAAGTGCAGTGCAGTGATAAGAAgaaatatctatacggatgaaAAGGAGAAAAATTCGACGCTTTTCCTGTGAGCTGCAGTAATACTTTTTCAACCAGAACAGGAAGTATACGATAATGTCGCAATCGATTATGTGTtcacttgttttgtttattcgcGTGTATAGTGTAATTGCaatattgtaattttttaattGCACGATAACCTGTTTGTTTAATCATTACACAGGTGCAAATGAATGTAATGTTGTATTTAGTAATCTTTCCTGTGAATCGGTGCAGTGCATTTTCATCCCATtcgttaataaaaaattaaaaaaaaatttaaatcggGGTCCTGTGTTGTGAGTGAAGAATATTCCTTGAGCTTTGATGGGATAACCGCATTAGTGAAGTTGCTACCTAAATGTATCTCCGGTCATATCTTGTTTGGTGCTGCTTGAAAAGTCAAAACTTCACCTTTGTTGGGCCgtattttaaaatcgaattgaAGTCCTACTTTAGTGAATAAGGTTGAGTTCAACTTGTGTGAACATATTGTGTAATCTACCCCGTCAGGCGTTCTGGAACCTTTCGTGAATCGGGTGAGTGATAACAGTTGGTATATGTACACAAATGTAACCCtgaatttatatgaaaaaatagtatgttatttttagaaaaaaaaaactaaattacgCCTCTAATTTTGAATACTGTGATTAGTGACAAAACAAATGGAAAATCAGTGCGATAAAATTGTGTAATTGATACTAAAACTTGTTTTGCGATAATAGGAAATTACAAGGTCATATTGCCTTATGTCAATTACTTATGTTATTCTAGAATTGTTGAGTGCTTTGTTGCATTATTGAGTCTTGTTCGATGAATGCTAGATTCACACCGTAATATCGAACTTATCATAATATGTTATTTCTTCACACAAACTATGTACTATGTAATTCAAGCAAGAACCAAAAGACGGGCGGATTTCGTATCAACTCCTATATTGCATTCCAGTGAAGCTTTGTGGGTTTATATCCCTTCTTTTAATGAAGTCTGATGTTGCAGACGAACATGCGGAGCGAACGACGCACGTCAGTTTACGACTGAATTGAAATACAGTAGCATATCGAAGACCCTGGGCATAATATCTAATTTCAACTGTGAAGCTAGCGCcattaaaaaaatgttgatgAACGTACAGAAATATCTAATTACGATCAAGCTGATTCTCTAGCATTCGATGTCAGTGAAAGTTGACGTATCCGAGCTTTTGAGTCAGTGGGTCTTGCGACAGCTAACTCACTGATTGCGTATGAGACGAACACCTTGGCATACGTGGTAGGGTTCGCATAATCAAAAATGATTCAAAGAAAATGCCGTGATTTGTTGAATTTCCCTCTCGATAGTAAACATAGAAATCATGCAAATTACCTATTTTGTCAACTAAAACATTACTTCAAAACGAATGAATTCACGTATTCAAATCAGCTTGCTTAAGAAATTGGTCTGATTTTGCATATCATGAAAGTTTCTTTCCGAAAGCCTTTTGAGTGTGCAGTCAAGATTACGTGCATACGTCGATTTTGACAATTATTTGTCGATTGCAAGGGTTTGTTATCTCTCCTTGAATAAATTCGTATGCTATCTACTCAACACATTCATAAATGGTCAGGTGATTGAAATGCAAGCAAAAATAAATAGTGCCGTCGAGCTGGTGGCAAAAGGAATGGAAAGGCTAAAATAATGAACATTGCAATACTCGCAAAGAGGTGAAAATagtgatgtaacattactctagtttgcgggtctggatcactaatgatcaatcaaagcagctttgaccacattggccacctatgacggttcatgacgcccccggggaacccgccaagttcctaagctaatataacACCCATTcctcaacgaattctctaccgatttttacaatcttgttttcaaatgaaagatacagtaatgccattgactgctgctgaatttcattcggttttgactcttgcttccggagttacaggggtgttagtaaggatacactggaatttcccat encodes:
- the LOC131681587 gene encoding chromodomain-helicase-DNA-binding protein 1 isoform X1, giving the protein MSEVTDESDKPFLVSKNLPGSMETTHVFERRNYGKEQLEASLVSACQLEDCLSKEDKSDSENESGNDSQSESGSSASDSDNGSESSSANSSDNEQNSSVNTSHNDVVQNSTRPEENGNASEEENKSNTTVHNVSKSGDEDESENDTSGATEEHSGSAQNSSQIKDEDTKDKSGCTDHSGSEDSGEEHNSDSEDSGKPSNASQSQEEGDEEQEGSQNSDEEDEDQREQSSKSSYDDEDYAANNRRNNARKKAANAQAKRKATAPAPSKKKKKSSRWKSDTSEDSDVSEQDSSDDAGGSYVARRTAAAAKRRPAPAAKPKGKKKKRAAYSSDEVSDSGEDHSRQGRNRNKTAVSYKEASGDEQTDSEDLLEIDAEQAEAAAVAAAEDEKTETIERIIGQRRGKKGATGAATTCYSVEESGDPNEGVDEKDADSTEPQYLIKWTGWSYLHCTWESEETLKEQRVKGMKKLENYIKRENDVEYWRKYQAGPEDIDYYECQQELQQDLLKSYYNVERVIAQVEKSEGGTDYLCKWESLPYADSTWEDASLIARKWNKKLEEFHEREESRRTPSKHCKAIKYRPKFHHLKSQPDYLGEDRGLKLRDYQMDGLNWLILTWCKENSVILADEMGLGKTIQTICFLYYLYTAQQCYGPFLCVVPLSTMTAWQREFTIWAPNMNVVTYLGDVPSREIIRQYEWCFEKNKKLKFNVILTTYEILLKDKTFLGSVSWAALLVDEAHRLKNDDSLLYKALEEFDTNYRLLITGTPLQNSLKELWALLHFIMPNKFDAWEAFERNYGNTTNDKSYTKLHKELEPYILRRVKKDVEKSLPAKVEQILRVEMTSIQRQYYRWILTKNFDALRKGMKGSINTFLNIVIELKKCCNHALLTRPTEFETQTAANQDDVVVQLLKGSGKLVLLDKLLCRLKETGHRVLIFSQMVRMLDILAEYLQKRHFSFQRLDGSIKGEIRKQALDHFNAEGSTDFCFLLSTRAGGLGINLATADTVIIFDSDWNPQNDLQAQARAHRIGQKNQVNIYRLVTARSVEEDIVERAKKKMVLDHLVIQRMDTTGRTVLDKNGANNTTNPFNKDELSAILKFGAEELFKEDEDGDDELVCDIDEILKRAETRDEAPGMPGDELLSAFNVTTFDFDEEKETSAIRKPVKPPNDAELDGDTKDWDEIIPQNYRELIEAEARNKELNDLYLPPRRKTLQQLNQANEEGGGKKRKKREAEDESADESDASEEGKSSKKTTGRGRPTNKEKITGFTDTELRRFIKSYKKFPAPLKRLEAIAVDSELQEKALSELKRIGELLQERCVQFMEHSKENEEKEKNTSEEKAKRGPRAAFSIRFGGVSFNVKTLLQCVEELQPLDDVLPADPEERSNWQLKIKTRPANFDVEWTSEDDSRLLRGIYQFGIGSWEAMKMEDSLNLGDKILSNDVEKKPQAKHLQSRSEYLLKIIKKNLELKKGIGKKPRKQRKPRGESKAISAETVQSPLSTSTHNDLDINEGSSAEDKKPVVPPKIKKLSESDLHHHHHDQETNANGPKENQKEPKIKKERKKREKAKDTKKDKKKNTGPMHFTANNEPCALNIIGDLDPSVFNECKEKMRPVKKALKTLDNPDQTLPPQEQVNQTRACLLSIGNQINQCLSVYKDPEKIKEWRSNLWYFVSKFTEFDAKKLFKLYKHALKRSEGDEGGEGSSGEKKKDHHHHHHHHHHHHHHAKDGTGSSQNSPVKEAKEKAEKVTKKLPGTPQALQTLGKIKKISKKDNGQNRQITPVITTPLAEQGKEKPVNDRRERKERKRQHGATGTPDRGGIGTADGDTSHQKERDRYLGQDGYGNSESKDDGAHSKRKLEDGELDENSKEYKRLHGDGRNVRDRDKKWDDYPDRGSMRGALPRGGAPGTPQSIRGGMYPDGGGRGGPYPEDRWSGRDRFSDHKRDRFDNYNRHPPSNYHRDHHRDRDRGDRSYKDKRRYPPPPGGYSNNHYGMPPGSYYPPEENPYRYAAGYDRGGGPPGGGADFMDFRSGGGGRGDYDRRPPPPANS
- the LOC131681587 gene encoding chromodomain-helicase-DNA-binding protein 1 isoform X3, whose amino-acid sequence is MSESKEDKSDSENESGNDSQSESGSSASDSDNGSESSSANSSDNEQNSSVNTSHNDVVQNSTRPEENGNASEEENKSNTTVHNVSKSGDEDESENDTSGATEEHSGSAQNSSQIKDEDTKDKSGCTDHSGSEDSGEEHNSDSEDSGKPSNASQSQEEGDEEQEGSQNSDEEDEDQREQSSKSSYDDEDYAANNRRNNARKKAANAQAKRKATAPAPSKKKKKSSRWKSDTSEDSDVSEQDSSDDAGGSYVARRTAAAAKRRPAPAAKPKGKKKKRAAYSSDEVSDSGEDHSRQGRNRNKTAVSYKEASGDEQTDSEDLLEIDAEQAEAAAVAAAEDEKTETIERIIGQRRGKKGATGAATTCYSVEESGDPNEGVDEKDADSTEPQYLIKWTGWSYLHCTWESEETLKEQRVKGMKKLENYIKRENDVEYWRKYQAGPEDIDYYECQQELQQDLLKSYYNVERVIAQVEKSEGGTDYLCKWESLPYADSTWEDASLIARKWNKKLEEFHEREESRRTPSKHCKAIKYRPKFHHLKSQPDYLGEDRGLKLRDYQMDGLNWLILTWCKENSVILADEMGLGKTIQTICFLYYLYTAQQCYGPFLCVVPLSTMTAWQREFTIWAPNMNVVTYLGDVPSREIIRQYEWCFEKNKKLKFNVILTTYEILLKDKTFLGSVSWAALLVDEAHRLKNDDSLLYKALEEFDTNYRLLITGTPLQNSLKELWALLHFIMPNKFDAWEAFERNYGNTTNDKSYTKLHKELEPYILRRVKKDVEKSLPAKVEQILRVEMTSIQRQYYRWILTKNFDALRKGMKGSINTFLNIVIELKKCCNHALLTRPTEFETQTAANQDDVVVQLLKGSGKLVLLDKLLCRLKETGHRVLIFSQMVRMLDILAEYLQKRHFSFQRLDGSIKGEIRKQALDHFNAEGSTDFCFLLSTRAGGLGINLATADTVIIFDSDWNPQNDLQAQARAHRIGQKNQVNIYRLVTARSVEEDIVERAKKKMVLDHLVIQRMDTTGRTVLDKNGANNTTNPFNKDELSAILKFGAEELFKEDEDGDDELVCDIDEILKRAETRDEAPGMPGDELLSAFNVTTFDFDEEKETSAIRKPVKPPNDAELDGDTKDWDEIIPQNYRELIEAEARNKELNDLYLPPRRKTLQQLNQANEEGGGKKRKKREAEDESADESDASEEGKSSKKTTGRGRPTNKEKITGFTDTELRRFIKSYKKFPAPLKRLEAIAVDSELQEKALSELKRIGELLQERCVQFMEHSKENEEKEKNTSEEKAKRGPRAAFSIRFGGVSFNVKTLLQCVEELQPLDDVLPADPEERSNWQLKIKTRPANFDVEWTSEDDSRLLRGIYQFGIGSWEAMKMEDSLNLGDKILSNDVEKKPQAKHLQSRSEYLLKIIKKNLELKKGIGKKPRKQRKPRGESKAISAETVQSPLSTSTHNDLDINEGSSAEDKKPVVPPKIKKLSESDLHHHHHDQETNANGPKENQKEPKIKKERKKREKAKDTKKDKKKNTGPMHFTANNEPCALNIIGDLDPSVFNECKEKMRPVKKALKTLDNPDQTLPPQEQVNQTRACLLSIGNQINQCLSVYKDPEKIKEWRSNLWYFVSKFTEFDAKKLFKLYKHALKRSEGDEGGEGSSGEKKKDHHHHHHHHHHHHHHAKDGTGSSQNSPVKEAKEKAEKVTKKLPGTPQALQTLGKIKKISKKDNGQNRQITPVITTPLAEQGKEKPVNDRRERKERKRQHGATGTPDRGGIGTADGDTSHQKERDRYLGQDGYGNSESKDDGAHSKRKLEDGELDENSKEYKRLHGDGRNVRDRDKKWDDYPDRGSMRGALPRGGAPGTPQSIRGGMYPDGGGRGGPYPEDRWSGRDRFSDHKRDRFDNYNRHPPSNYHRDHHRDRDRGDRSYKDKRRYPPPPGGYSNNHYGMPPGSYYPPEENPYRYAAGYDRGGGPPGGGADFMDFRSGGGGRGDYDRRPPPPANS